A single Amphiprion ocellaris isolate individual 3 ecotype Okinawa chromosome 1, ASM2253959v1, whole genome shotgun sequence DNA region contains:
- the rec114 gene encoding meiotic recombination protein REC114 — protein sequence MTTSLTWRLKRYGRFVPSSRETGGKPWKVFEALGDKPVIVLTIVESGYLLILQGQESLDTIPLLCGSDSLKVHQKSDNLLVRFTVQGESRMVRMQFDGRGRTEAIDECSSAVAKLMEYVPVTTQDDVPLHPNQPPTEGPAPATQHTCQGKAVGVEPEVVQGSLSIKRLTQHFLGEAALTLPKMYHRSSLAQGDLESILRVCMLDPTFYAFVENMEGELKKLLEE from the exons ATGACCACCAGTCTGACATGGAGGTTAAAACGCTACGGGCGTTTCGTCCCCTCCTccagagagacaggagggaagCCTTGGAAG GTATTTGAGGCCCTAGGTGACAAACCTGTAATTGTCCTCACAATAGTGGAATCGGGATACTTGCTGATATTGCAAGGACAAGAAAGTTTG GATACAATTCCTTTGCTCTGTGGCTCTGATTCTCTCAAAGTACATCAGAAATCTGATAACTTGTTAGTTCGCTTTACTGTGCAG GGAGAGAGCCGCATGGTAAGGATGCAGTTTGATGGAAGAGGCAGAACCGAGGCCATAGATGAGTGTTCAAGTGCTGTGGCAAAGCTGATGGAGTATGTTCCTGTCACCACTCAGGATGACGTCCCACTGCACCCTAATCAGCCACCTACTGAGGGCCCTGCACCAGCAACACAG CATACTTGTCAAGGGAAGGCTGTGGGAGTTGAGCCTGAGGTCGTCCAAGGATCTTTGTCCATCAAGCGCCTTACCCAG CACTTCTTGGGAGAGGCTGCTTTGACTCTGCCTAAAATGTATCATCGCAGTTCTTTGGCACAAGGTGACTTGGAGTCCATCTTGCGTGTTTGTATGTTGGATCCCACCTTTTATGCATTTGTAGAGAATATGGAGGGGGAACTGAAGAAACTGCTTGAAGAGTAA